Proteins encoded together in one Oncorhynchus masou masou isolate Uvic2021 chromosome 3, UVic_Omas_1.1, whole genome shotgun sequence window:
- the LOC135510781 gene encoding uncharacterized protein LOC135510781: MVGRGILGCFILCLSLASVCAVRGTLSSIKDLKGIEFGHTSPRHGLMLLHWLANNIYIDNNGNMRLNFNPARRDYGFHFYRNADNPRPLPILHHQHESYYSLGNLVHNNNNDALALPDYVTRRFYNSRGPENNRDRVILRVREEESNQFIVDEVYVTQHYPPNGNTGTGYDPDNTYLVSLNLLTQIQCLATIDRNDIPRIYNVEINHNSLQELENIWGHTPGLALLLTIVLSFTFRAQSYRVKSQSTLKHEDNTLIKLEVKTTDRGKARIIWSGIPKRLLGHGVMVVLHRNNNSDSKSELDRSSVGGKASGSYNTSVPLNPGLQVRLCKEVKSWWNNLGFGSPTGEEIWRGSEFHDANREIPVDVNGYDASLQLFVKDGKACARLYVKKSFTAWKKTFNNSWVGFYSSEGTLDYNTWQWAVKFSEEKGSHQADIPGYDVYVYESSMTMSPGVQVRFMLEKAGGEKVRTPPWERLVQW; the protein is encoded by the coding sequence ATGGTTGGAAGGGGCATCCTGGGTTGTTTCATCTTGTGTCTGTCTCTGGCCTCAGTATGCGCTGTCAGAGGAACCCTTAGTTCAATAAAGGACCTCAAGGGAATAGAGTTTGGTCACACCTCTCCTCGACACGGCCTCATGCTGCTCCACTGGCTAGCCAACAACATTTACATTGACAACAACGGCAACATGAGACTCAATTTCAACCCAGCCAGGAGAGACTATGGCTTTCATTTCTATAGAAATGCAGATAATCCCCGTCCATTACCTATTCTGCACCATCAACATGAAAGTTACTACTCACTAGGGAACCTTGTTCACAATAACAACAACGATGCTTTGGCACTTCCTGATTATGTAACTCGAAGATTCTACAACTCAAGGGGACCTGAGAACAACAGGGACAGGGTCATACTCAGAGTTAGGGAGGAAGAGTCCAATCAGTTCATAGTAGATGAGGTCTATGTCACACAGCACTATCCACCAAATGGAAACACAGGAACTGGCTATGATCCAGACAATACATACCTTGTCAGTTTAAACCTCTTAACACAAATCCAATGTCTCGCAACCATTGACCGAAATGACATTCCACGTATATATAATGTAGAGATCAACCACAACAGTCTGCAAGAACTGGAAAACATCTGGGGACACACACCTGGTCTGGCACTTCTTCTGACAATTGTATTGTCCTTTACATTTAGGGCGCAATCATATCGTGTAAAATCACAAAGTACCTTGAAGCATGAAGATAATACATTGATTAAGCTTGAGGTGAAAACCACAGATAGAGGAAAAGCCAGGATCATCTGGAGTGGGATCCCCAAGAGGCTATTAGGCCATGGTGTAATGGTGGTTCTTCATAGGAACAATAACAGTGACAGTAAGAGCGAGCTGGACAGATCATCAGTCGGGGGAAAAGCCTCTGGGAGCTATAACACTTCAGTACCCCTTAACCCTGGTCTCCAGGTCCGGCTCTGTAAGGAGGTAAAATCATGGTGGAATAACTTGGGGTTTGGGTCTCCAACTGgagaggagatatggagaggttCTGAGTTTCACGATGCCAACAGAGAGATTCCTGTTGATGTTAACGGATATGACGCCAGTCTGCAGCTCTTCGTAAAGGATGGAAAGGCCTGCGCTCGTCTGTATGTAAAGAAATCCTTCACTGCCTGGAAGAAAACGTTTAATAACTCCTGGGTTGGGTTCTACTCTTCTGAAGGCACCCTGGATTATAACACCTGGCAATGGGCTGTAAAGTTCTCTGAGGAAAAGGGCTCACATCAGGCTGATATACCTGGGTATGATGTCTATGTGTATGAGTCTAGTATGACCATGTCTCCTGGGGTCCAAGTCAGATTCATGCTGGAGAAAGCTGGGGGTGAAAAGGTACGCACTCCACCCTGGGAGAGACTTGTCCAGTGGTGA